Below is a genomic region from Oryzias melastigma strain HK-1 linkage group LG7, ASM292280v2, whole genome shotgun sequence.
TATTGTATGTGTTGACAGTTTGCACTAAAAAtatacaggaaaaaataaaaattgttcaaacaaacagaagagaTTTCCACTTGCATTCCTGAAGAAAGTaatgcagctgcagccaagTCAGTTCACTAGATATCCACTAGGTGTCTTATAGAAATATCAAACAGctatttattacaatgaaaaataGCATAATTTCACCACCAACTTAGTCTGGTTCTATAATATAGTATGATTATATTTAGCATGCATGACaatattgctttattttgtatttgacaTCAATATGAAGCACAAACAGGAGTGTGATATTTTGATTGGCATGTGGCGGATGAATTCTTTAACAGTGCAGGTTTGTTTGTCCACTCTCTATTTTGTGATGTCTTCAATAATGGTGATGACCGCTGAGCTGACAAACTGGTTTTAGACAGACGCGATGTGAACCAACCACTCAGGCTGTCCATTTTTATATACGCTTAATGGTTAAAACGAGGGTTGACTTTCACGCGTTCGTTTTCCTGAAGTCATATTTCTCCCTCCGAGGTTATGCCAGGCATCTCTATACATGAACCGTCTGAAGGTTTGCTGCGGTGGCTTTTGCTGAGCTAAATAAAGCGGCGTCTAAAAGTGGTGTGGGGGCCATAACTTCAAGTCAAAGGCAGTGTGAAACTATAAACCAGAAGTCTAGGTAGTCAAGAGCACAAGGTGTTTACATGGATATTGGCTGTCAGGGTGGTTGCTTTCTGGCTGCATGTAAAGATAGTGACAGTGTTTAGCTTTCTGAAGTTATATCGCagctcaggggtctgcaacttttaatgttttaatgtttcttactgaccaaaacccagcaagaACCACAAGATCCCACTTCACCATTAGGAACAAtacaattaatttatattttgtgacaatcaaaccattttttaaaataatttgtaccattatttacaataatcacattttacttgttttattatgttctttATTTACAATGTAAATGTATTTCACTTTTGAAAGCAGGGCATAAGAGTTTATTTAGcttggatctaaatatttagttttaaactaaatatttaaatcaaaccaaaatatttagctaaataaaacctaaatatttagttaaaaattaaatatttagcttcaatcgaaatatttagttaaaaactaaatatttaattttaaactaaatatttagtttttaactttaaatttagttttaaactaaatacatagtttttaattatatatttagatCCATATAGTTATTGTCATAttgtcatgtttctgttttcagagcCTTGATTCTGTGGAGAGTTCCATCCAGAAGCTTCTCCATGTGCTGTACCCCCCCTATGAGGCCACTGCCCCCACTCTGCTAAACCAGCTCTTCCACACCATTGAGAGTCGATATCAGGGAGATGCACTGCGTTGTTTCCTGGACTTTCTGATCCCGGCTaagcacattttaaacacagtgcagcagggagcttgtgtaAGTCCTAAACTTGTGCTCAGCAGAGGCATTCTGCATTAGTGAGAAAGTTTAAGctgttaaattgattttttatttgaacaaaaaaaactgaattaaaatctttaattctACTAAAGCATTGTCATATGTCACTTTTCCTCTGCAGGCTCAGTACTCTGATGCACTCTTCCTGTGTGAAGGCTGGCCACTGTGCTTACGCCACCAAGTTGTCATTCATCTTGCCCCCATTGACCCCCTGCTTCTTCAACCTGGCGACTTTTATCTCCAGGTGGCGCCATTCTGTGACCAGTCAGCCCGCATTTTGGTCTGCAACCTCTTGGAGGAGGAAGGAGTTCATGTAGTTGAGGAGACCCCAGTCTCTGAGACCTCTTACCTTTCTATATTCACTCCTGACTTTTTACACGAGATCAACCACGGCCGCTGCGGAACACCACTTAGCCAATGCTTGCTCGCCAGTGAGGAAGGTTTGGTGAGGTTGCCATGGGAACAGGTGGCCGTACCTGAGTTTGCGGACCTGTCGAGGAGTGCTGTGAGTAGCATGGCCTCTGCTCCTCCAACATGTCCTCCTTTACCATCTCCACTTCCTCCTCCTTTATCTCCTCCTGACTTTCCAGAGAAGAGCTCACCTCACAAAACCTTTCCTCTATCAGCTGAAAAACCATTGTCATTAAGACAGAGCTCCCGAAATATTCAGAATTCAGCTTTAGCATCATCCTCACATCCATCTGCCTTCTCTGTAGAAACTAGAATATGTCCAGCAAAACATGGCATAGCCGTGTCGCTCTGCCTGGTGGACACTAGCACGGCGTCTCCGTCCCAACAGCTCAGGGTTAAAGAAAGTGAAACAGTGTGTAAACCAATCGGCTGGGTTTCCCCTAATACCTGGGATAGTCGCATTACTGGGATGAATTCCAATTCCTCTTTGAGTCAAAACACATCTGCttgcaaagataaaaataaaggtgTTTCTGAAAGCACACTGAAGACTTACACAAAAGCACAAGATATGAGCAGAAATTACCCAGCAGCCCATGCTGTTGCAGAAGGGGAATACATTGATGCATTGCAAGCCAGCATGCTTTTTGGTAACGACCATTCACTCACTAAGGAGCAATCAAATGTGGAAAatcaaccacacacacaaactgaagCAGAAAATCGAACACACTCATTTATGCGAAGTGAGGCGCCCAATCAATTTCCTCTTCAGGAAGAGTCACAAACTCGTTTGCAGCTAACTGCTAAATCACACAGTAATCATCAGTGTGGAAATGGAGGACCACCATCAACACACACCCCCTCACAAGCACATTCTCAGGGAGAGTCCTGTGAGCCCCCCCAGTGCATCCGCACCGTTCGCTTCGCAGAGAAACCCTGTACTCCATGCATGAAAAGGCGACAGGGCGCAAAAGTTTCCAGAGCTCAAGAGCTGCGGTGCAGGTACAGGGACTCGTACCAGGCTGCTTTACAAAACCCTGTCACCTTCGGAAAAGATAAAAAGGAGAGTAAGCTAACAGTTGTGGAGGAGGATGGTGATGCATCTGTACCTAACGATAGAAAACCGAAACCAGCGGGGACTGAAACAGGGTATCCACGTTATGATGGTCAAAGAACACGGTGTGATCCTAAAAGACAACCCCGTCAACCGTCTGCTATTGAAGGAGTTTGTAGAGagtctggagaaaaaaacacaattccactCTGGAAGGTTGGAGATACAAGCAAAGCTTCCTGTAAGGCAACAAATATGCATCATCTGGAGCCACCATCTAATAAGACAATTGAGGATATCGAACAGTCCAGCAAACCTCATGGCAGCTTGCACAACCTCAACGGAACAGCTGTAGAAGCAGTCACAGACACTACATTATCGCACAAGAGCGTCTCTAAACACTCAGATGTTCCTCACAACAGTTCCTCAACCTTTAGTTTCAGTGAAATTCCAAAAATGTACGAACCTCATGATGGACTACAGACCAGCTCTACAGACGGAAGAAGTTCATCGCTCTCCACAGCGGTGGTGGACACCTCTGCAAAGTGTGAGCTGGTAATTGTTGAGGGCCAAACAGTACGGAGAAAGGAAAACCCCAACTCCTGTGCAGAGATTCCCCAGCTCCATGTggtgaaatgtaaaaacagcacAGCTTTTGGACTGGTTTCCCCCAAAATAACCAGGAAGAAAATCATCAACCCAGGTATAGAATTGTATATTACATAATTAGACATTGTGTGccagattttactgttttcattccatcaaaatgaaatgaatatttCTACAGGAAGTGAGCAAAGAGGTAGTTCATCTGGCCAACAAATGGAGAATCTGTCTCACAGCCTTCGCCCTCCGACTGTAGAGATTCCGACGATCATCCAGCGTGGGCCTGCTCGCCCTCGACCTGACCACCTCCCCCTGGAATCCCCAGATCCAAGTGCCCACCCCCTCTATCAAGGACTGGCATGTCTCACAGGTGATTTGAATAACTTATAAATGTGTCCATAAACTGAGTTAGGAAAAGCATAAAGTCGTTTCAGTTCCTGAAAACTTCTGTTACCAAAAATTAGGCTAGATGTTCCTCAGTCTCTGCTTTCTGTTACCCCTCCAGGCTGCAAAGACAGAACAGGCAGAGCAATCGTTGAGTTCTATGGAAACCACCAGGGATGGAACTCATCTGTAACAAGTCACGATCTCTTCCAGATGTTACTCTACTTCCACTCTATTACCAGGTAAACCCAACATCCACCAGAGAACACAGAAGACGTAGAAGACCTAATTAGTAATATTTATTCATGAACCTCCTCACACATTCTTGAATGATTTGCATTATTCCTTTACACTTCCTGGTGTTATTTGGCTTTCAAGAAagggcaaaaaataaatacctgaCACCTTCTGCAACTCGTCCACATTGTGCCATGGATATCCTTAACTTTTCCTCTTCCCAAAACATGCATATTAGTCTTAAAGATAGATGTAAAAGGAGACAAAGAAAGTGTGGTGTGTCTTAAAGATCTCATTATATTTATGCAGAGCCCTCATTTTGGGTTTAGTATATTCCCCTCGCACCCCTGAGGCACAAGCTTGGTGTGATGCCAAGTGCGCCGAGCGCCTCTTTCTTTGTTACCTGTGCGCATTCATATTTtagtcatgtttttaatgactttaggGCCTGTTTAATGAatgatttacataaatatgcatCAATGCAGCACACACAATGTTTTAATTAGATGTGAGGTTTGCACTCTTTTGTTGCCTATATATGTTCTAAATCTAAAAGTAAATTGACTAAACTTTATGTACAAGAAGTTGCAGTCCTTATTTTTGAATTAGAAGACATTGATACAATGAAAGAAGACAAAAAGCCACCATTTCTGCTGAAATAAACACTGTGGGATTGCCAGAAGCCAAGTAAACTTACAATATTGCTTTTGACCGAGCTAAAGACAGATTTTAACCAGTTGTGATTAATAAATCTGACataatttatgtcttttttttaaatcctttctaCGGTATCATGCTTTTAAATTGAGTGTTTCTATTGTTCCTAattcatcttcatctttactGCGTTATGTTCTGGGGCTGCTGGCATCAAGAGCCCTGATTTTGACCCCACAGGAGAGATCAAAGATGGGGTACAAGCAGCTTTACATTACCTTTGATCCGTCCTGTAGTGCTGTTATTATCTACATGATGCCAAGCATGCACTGACAAGACTTCAGCATCCTCCTTTCAAGCTTGTGCTGCAGAAGAATGAGCAGACATTTGCATTACAGTTAATCTTTTGTTATACTCCTAGACAGCAGTAACTGAAATGAACTGAGAGTTCCAATGCCAGCACAGAATTAAAACTGATCAGAAAAAGGGGAAGGGTTTTACTATCATACAGAGATAATTAGCAATAAAAGAggcaaattatattaaaaatactgAATGAAAATCCACTAGGCTTCctataaaaccataaaattaTACAGCACTGTAAAGTTACTTTgatttcaaaaagtatttttcattttagccctaaatttgacattttaaacattctATATTTCCATGCAAATCAGATTAAACCTTCTGCAAAAATTAGAAGGTTTTATAAGgtttaaacttgttttctaaGAAACAAAATATCATACCTGCACTAGTGCAAGAATGAATACAGCATGATACAataacagttacagtttataaGCAATTTTAAAAGGAACACTGGAAAatttctttgtttcagatgtgCTCCATCATAACTATAGTTTGTGAGTCTGTTCTGCTTCNNNNNNNNNNNNNNNNNNNNNNNNNNNNNNNNNNNNNNNNNNNNNNNNNNNNNNNNNNNNNNNNNNNNNNNNNNNNNNNNNNNNNNNNNNNTTCATAGCTATAGTTTGTGAGTCTGTTCTGCTACATAACTTAcccatttttgacaaaaagaacATTGTTGCACAAATAAGGGGAAAGGAATATGAGTTTAAATTGAGATGCATCTCTAAAATGTCAAAGCACTGGACCCTAGGCattatgaaaacttttttttacaagtacCTGGCAGAGAAATTATATGTttgatttaagaaaatgaaaaagtaactttttaaaactttttttcaggaaaGAAGTCAGAGATGCTGGGTTGACGGTTATTTTTGATGCCAAGAAGAGACATCCACAACCCCAGCTCTACAAGGCCTTAATGGATCTTCAAGTGGGTAACCCATGGATCAATAAATGTCAATACTGCAGCAGATCTATGTTATCTTATCTAATAAGCACAAACTTTATTGCTGATGTAATTGGAATTTTCGTTTTAGACAAGCGGGCgttatatttttaacttcaGGTGTGGTTGCATTGTGCAATTAAGAACATTGATCCAACTTACTTAACAGagcttttaaagtgttttgcAGCCATTCTAGAGTTTTAAAGTCTGCAAGGTCACGATAGAAATATTGGGGTGATCGTTGCTGCCccaaagtccatccatccatccattcatcttcttgaccgcttcttcccttccggggtcgcgggggtgccggagcctatcccggctactgatgggcgaaggcggggtacaccctggacaggtcgccagtctgtcgcagggcctgcCCCAAAGTcattgaataatattccttcagAATTACGCGTGACATCAGAcctaaacagttttaaacatcAACTAAAGACTTGTTGAATTGAATTCTTATCTGTCTCTTAATATATTTTGTtgcctgttttaattttatgctgtttttattttttttttgttcttaatttactaaatattaaatgttatttttatctctctttctattgtaaagcactttggcaCCCTGATAGTGTTGTAATTCACAATAGAAAGGAAGACAGTCCCTCACCATTGTGATGTAATCTAAAGCTGCATACATCCTACTAGTAGTTAGGATTTTATGACAAGTTTTCATGTTTGATTAATggcatttttttgctaaatgtagatcaatattgttttttattctgctttatTGTGTTTCAGGAGCTGCATCCCTGTATAGTGAATAGTTTGGTACTCCTGGTGGACAAAGACAATGCTCTTCTACCTGAAAAATGTCCTGGGATACAGGTCACCTTCctcacttattttttatttctttattttatgccaaaaaaaaaaaaaaaaaaaaaaaaaggaaaatcttagGGACAGGCCTATACAAAGGTAACTGTCTCTAAGTCTTGCTGGCCTCTTTagtcaacatttttcaaagctttaatgGTAATACATTGCACTGCATTacacctttgatttttttataaaaaacatattcattCATGCAGAAAGCTATGGAAAGAGGTGAGGGTTTTTCCTTTAATCTGAATTCTGTTATCTAAAGGCAGACCGATGTGGTGACATCAATGAAAGCGTTGCTGAAGCTGGTAGAGATCAATTTCTTGAGCTCAAACTTGGATGGGACGCTGTCTCGCAGCCCCTGTGTCTGGATGGAGGTGCACCAGGTGAGATGTTTTACATGAGCAGTTTCAATTTTTAGCTTcaattcatctttatttttgtgttgtataGATTTCACTGTCACCATAGGGGGTTATAATATACACATGAGGTGCATAGTTGTGTAAACCCCTTTTGAGGCTAAACTTAATTGTGTTtggatacatttatttttggaccGTCTATGCCCTTCATTCAATGAAATTGCACAGAGTTCTTCTGTGTAGCTcacaaaaattcacatttattttcttttaggttTGAATACAATCAGAAAAAACTTagtgttttgttgattttaatcaagttcaaaacaaaagaaagtgaCTTTTACACTGTGTATAAAGAATACACTACACAAATCACACAGTTAACATTCAAATTTactattttcacaaaacatttgtttaattctATTTACTCTTGCCAATGTCTACCAATTCTggcatttgaaaaaagaaatcggatagtatttgaacaccttaagggaaaaatgtttgacaataaTTCTCGCCAGTGGTCTTATAGACTGTCTTTCACATTCCTTTGAGTTTGAATGAACTCTTCTGTTTTTGGAAGGATTATTTggcatttatgtatttaaaaaatgtagctgttttttttaccttaaccAAGTCTAATTGTGAGATAGTTGATTCtccaaaaagttgttttatgtcttattttttttagctctatTCTGTACCAAAAAGAGAttcatattttgtatttgtatatCACCATACTTACAAGTGTAATTCATGTATAATTATACAAATTGTGAGTTTTGATCAATTCTGGTGTGTTTGACATATGCAGCAATGTTTGTCTGGTTTTTAGAGACTCTTCCCGTTTGTAAATGGCCTTCACGAGGCATCCAACCTGCTACATAGAGCACTTCATAAATTAGAACAACCTCAGATGACTGATACTGTGCAGGTAATGTTGTCTTCaatagaaaaaagcaaaaaatgactgaaaagcGTGATTATATATTGCATAAAGatgcaattatttttgtttaacagGCTGTGCAGCAATGCATGATGGACCGGAAGACTCTGATGAGGGATGTCTTGGAGGACAGCCGGTTAGTTAGCCTGCAGAGAGAGGGCGGGGCTATCCTGGCTAGACTGAGGAAGGAAAGTGACTTAAAATATCCTCAATGTGAAGACCTCAGGTAAatgtaaaacacaatttaaaaaaaaatgattgttttgtttatggttccctactttaaagaaaaagttttgttctAAACATTGGAAAACGCTGACAGGATCAGgaaatatttgctgttttaCCTGTAAGGAgaataaatccttaaaatatgaattactaaacttttagtttctttaaacatattttccgtatttgtttttcctcatgtAGTGATGCAGTGGATTCAGTGACCAGCTTGTATAACTACGTAGAGGAGCAGGCTCACATCCTGGTCCAGAAGACCAACGTGACACTGGAACATCTGGAGTATCTGGTGCCCCTCAGAGAGATGGAGGGACACCTCAGACAGATCCAGCAGTGGTTTAACCAAGAGGGAGAGCGCCACCTGCTGGAGGCAGAATCAGTTGAAGAATCTGGTGACAGGATGGAACAGATTCTTAACAGCTTCACAAGTTTCCTGATTGAAGCCAACGTGAgtccaagtttgtttttttgtctccccATTTTGTTAATTTGTCACTTTGGTTGTTTCAATTCATGTCATTTCCAGGACCGAAGACATCACGCAGCACCCTTATTGTCAGAGGCAGAAAGGCTCCAGAAAAATGGGCTCCTCTACCCGGAGACTGAGATTTTTGGGGCTTATGTTCGCTCTTTTAAATCTAATCTTGAGGACTTCTTGTGTAGAGCAGAGCAATGCGGGCGTGAGCTGCAGATCGTGGTCAATGTGTGCGACTTTTGTGAGCAGGTAAAACTAATATtgacaaaataacatttcacaCAACTTGCAATTCATTTCTTtgaatatatatgtaaaaaatgacTGTTCTTCACTATTATAATTGGTATGTTCACAGGCTACAACACTGGCCGCTGAATGCACGGATTACTTGAACCAGAGTCGACCCAGACTCCACAAAAAACAAGATGCTGACAGTGTCTCACTGGTTAATCATACAAGCACTCAGCCCTTCAAACAGAGCCAGAACTCTGTTGTAAGCGTGACAGATAGCTGTCAGCCTGATATCCATACAATTCAAAGCTCCGATCCAATCTCCACCAACATGTCAGCATCTTCTGCTGACAGCTTCATTCTTCAGGCTTTCCAAGAAAGGTTCCGGCATTTCAGCTCCGAGAGTTTCCAGGAGGTAAAGGCCCAGGCCAGCTCCCTCCGGAGCTCTCGGGGAATGCGAGTCTGGAATGCTGCCTGGCTGAGATGTCAGGAGGCCCGGCAGCAGCTCCAAGAGAGGATGCAAGAGGTGGATGAGCTTTACTACCAACAAGCACACTTTAACCGGTGGTGTGCTGGTCATTTTGTGGACGTGGTGTGTACGAATGATCAGACTGCCCCTCCTGGTGGACAAAGCTTGATGGTACAATCAAGCTTCGGACATGAGCGACCGCAATGGGAGGATGTTGTCTCAGCATCTGGAGACGCAAAGGAAAGGAGGCCCACCCTCAGCGAGAGCAGCCCCACTTCAACAACTGCAGCCTGTTGTAACATCGTCATCAAACCTGAAGAAAACAGCAGGAGTAAAATCTGCCAGGAGTCCAGGATCACTCAGTCACATCACAGGTGACACCCTTGCTAGATCATTAAACCATATTAATATACAGTGTAAAATCGTTCCTagaggtcttttaatgatgattatccAGCTTTTTAGCAAGAATCAAAAACCCTGTCATCAATTTAAGACAGGTTTACTGCAGAGTTCAGaagctcatcagaaattcacctctgacacAGAAGTTAGGTCCGCTAATTTCCCGTCAACGCTTTGTTTACGCTCTCTTCCattagcttatagcacctcacaaaccTAAACTAACAGTAGCGtagcaacaaaaaagaaaaaaaagggcaagcaatattggagctattcagccgCAGAGTTTTAAGCCAGAGGGCAGCACAGACGAGgcaaatgaagatgttaatggatctatttgtttgtaagtggatgcttcagaaatgaagcagagaagggagactttggccatCCACTGTCACAAACTCCAGCTTTTTCAAACCCtgggttttcattcatttattcattcatctacTCCTAAtccaaacaaatttaaataaagaaatgctcaaaaacgcagtattttaatcttgaaatattttaaaacagttgtCCATGTCctttattatcagaaaaatgcctcaagaccacatcaaaaacatgattttcattagagttgGTCTTTAGAGACgtacattaaaaacattaagcttaaatttgcacttctgagtatttatgtattcaaattgtgaatcaagagcagatgagaaaaaaaaacaataggaaAAAGAATGAAATTGTGGCGTCTGAAATAggtaggccacaagctccctactctgctccattctgatgcattcacctGTAGATGACTAGCTCCACGTACGTCTACGTTTTCCTCCTATGAACTGGCaattggctcaaaactgttcagctggatagctcaaatattgcgAGCCACCTGTAGTTTTTAGTTGGGAGTGTTCAGTTTTGGGTAATGTGAAGGGGTGGTGGAGTTACTCCttaccaacagtcccgcccacaactaagagaCAGATTTTTATTGCCACTCTACAGacactatgtcctggaaaacgacacagttttgttttaattttgtccaaaaacacaataatcataattaaggaCCATTGAGAATGCTTATAAAGTAGCTCAAAAGATAATTCGAGTAGTTATCCTTAAAATTTAAAGTCAGTGAtttcactaaatattttaagcTACCTTTTGGACTTTGGCAGGTCTTcaaggaaaaatgaaaagggggCGAGAAAGAGAGAGCTGAGCAGAGCCAGAAGTGAGAGGGATGCTGCTGCTTTGTCTCAGTCCCACAACGTCGGCTGCCAGTGGTTCCCTTGGGGGCGCAGATCAGTGAGCCAGGATTTGAGCAACACCAGAGTCACAGCAGCTGGCTCCTCCACTCCCTCTGAACAATGGACTCCACCGCCTTCCTCCTGTTCCCACCACGGTCAGCCATCGTGCCGAATCCTCCAGGAAGCTCAGAAGTTTCAGATCTCTCGTCATGGGAGCTTCTGTTCAGAGGACTCCTGTGCGAGCGACCAGGGGGCTTTAGGAGGAAACGGGGCCGCGTCCTGCAAACACTCCAGTCTGCCTGGCCAAGGATATGAGGGATCTTTTTGTTTGGCAAAGCCACATGAGAGTGCAAGCAGTGCTCTGTAAGTGTGaaggtttacatttatttattgcaaattaaaaaaaaacccaatcaCAGATGTTTGTCATGCaaagtaatatttttgcaatattttaaagttgttgtgGGACTTAATATGATTTTATtgattctgttctgttctaaGCTGACAATGAAGAGCCACAGGTATTGTCTTTTGCCtctttagtcattttttgtttctgaagcACGATCTCCAACTCTGTTAGTCTGTCCAAAATCTATTCACGTGATCTGCAAGTGACAAAAGATAGtctatgtttctgttttttatgcaaaaaattatAGCAAATGTTAAGACATCAGCTAAGTGGACTGTGCAGACTTTTAGTCtgatttttaatcataaatacataaaacaacactatcaagttttaaaaatatttgttttaatctgaaCATCATATGagcacatttttattggagtgagaAATCATTTAACTCTTTTTActtgtaagatttttttaaattaagttttggtttgaaaaaaaatgtcccttcTCAACTCCATATTTTGCTGTAATAAATGTTCTTTGCTGACCTCACCTTTTAAAGGTCAGTTAGAGGTACATTCAGGAAAGCTAATCAGCCATTTCAAGATTTGATTGGAAAAAAAGGATggaaaaaagttacatttaaaaaatatgttcttttaaaaagtccTCTCTGACAGTGATACATTGAGACAAGAGAAAAACACCAGGATATTTGAAACTTTCTTCGACTCTCAGTAAATGTCTGTAAAACCATAAAGTTGTAGTAGCTCTACATTGGCAGCAATTGAatttttaatgtctgtttttccaGGAGGCTGCAGCGTGTCATGGAAGAGCTGGTTTTCACAGAGAGGGAATATGTGCGCTCACTTGGTTACATCCTGACCCACTACTTCCCCCTCATGGACAGACTGGACATTCCCCAAGACCTCAGAGGAAAACGAGGGATCATTTTTGGAAACCTGGAGAAGCTCTATGACTTCCACAACCACTATTTCCTGCCTGAGTTGGAGGCCTGTGAGAGAGAGCCCGCCATGATGGCTCGCTGCTTCCTCAGACACGTGAGAAAACACCCACTATTGTG
It encodes:
- the LOC112158992 gene encoding uncharacterized protein LOC112158992 isoform X1 — encoded protein: MGKTARKMSLDSVESSIQKLLHVLYPPYEATAPTLLNQLFHTIESRYQGDALRCFLDFLIPAKHILNTVQQGACAQYSDALFLCEGWPLCLRHQVVIHLAPIDPLLLQPGDFYLQVAPFCDQSARILVCNLLEEEGVHVVEETPVSETSYLSIFTPDFLHEINHGRCGTPLSQCLLASEEGLVRLPWEQVAVPEFADLSRSAVSSMASAPPTCPPLPSPLPPPLSPPDFPEKSSPHKTFPLSAEKPLSLRQSSRNIQNSALASSSHPSAFSVETRICPAKHGIAVSLCLVDTSTASPSQQLRVKESETVCKPIGWVSPNTWDSRITGMNSNSSLSQNTSACKDKNKGVSESTLKTYTKAQDMSRNYPAAHAVAEGEYIDALQASMLFGNDHSLTKEQSNVENQPHTQTEAENRTHSFMRSEAPNQFPLQEESQTRLQLTAKSHSNHQCGNGGPPSTHTPSQAHSQGESCEPPQCIRTVRFAEKPCTPCMKRRQGAKVSRAQELRCRYRDSYQAALQNPVTFGKDKKESKLTVVEEDGDASVPNDRKPKPAGTETGYPRYDGQRTRCDPKRQPRQPSAIEGVCRESGEKNTIPLWKVGDTSKASCKATNMHHLEPPSNKTIEDIEQSSKPHGSLHNLNGTAVEAVTDTTLSHKSVSKHSDVPHNSSSTFSFSEIPKMYEPHDGLQTSSTDGRSSSLSTAVVDTSAKCELVIVEGQTVRRKENPNSCAEIPQLHVVKCKNSTAFGLVSPKITRKKIINPGSEQRGSSSGQQMENLSHSLRPPTVEIPTIIQRGPARPRPDHLPLESPDPSAHPLYQGLACLTGCKDRTGRAIVEFYGNHQGWNSSVTSHDLFQMLLYFHSITRKEVRDAGLTVIFDAKKRHPQPQLYKALMDLQELHPCIVNSLVLLVDKDNALLPEKCPGIQTDVVTSMKALLKLVEINFLSSNLDGTLSRSPCVWMEVHQRLFPFVNGLHEASNLLHRALHKLEQPQMTDTVQAVQQCMMDRKTLMRDVLEDSRLVSLQREGGAILARLRKESDLKYPQCEDLSDAVDSVTSLYNYVEEQAHILVQKTNVTLEHLEYLVPLREMEGHLRQIQQWFNQEGERHLLEAESVEESGDRMEQILNSFTSFLIEANDRRHHAAPLLSEAERLQKNGLLYPETEIFGAYVRSFKSNLEDFLCRAEQCGRELQIVVNVCDFCEQATTLAAECTDYLNQSRPRLHKKQDADSVSLVNHTSTQPFKQSQNSVVSVTDSCQPDIHTIQSSDPISTNMSASSADSFILQAFQERFRHFSSESFQEVKAQASSLRSSRGMRVWNAAWLRCQEARQQLQERMQEVDELYYQQAHFNRWCAGHFVDVVCTNDQTAPPGGQSLMVQSSFGHERPQWEDVVSASGDAKERRPTLSESSPTSTTAACCNIVIKPEENSRSKICQESRITQSHHRSSRKNEKGARKRELSRARSERDAAALSQSHNVGCQWFPWGRRSVSQDLSNTRVTAAGSSTPSEQWTPPPSSCSHHGQPSCRILQEAQKFQISRHGSFCSEDSCASDQGALGGNGAASCKHSSLPGQGYEGSFCLAKPHESASSALRLQRVMEELVFTEREYVRSLGYILTHYFPLMDRLDIPQDLRGKRGIIFGNLEKLYDFHNHYFLPELEACEREPAMMARCFLRHSESFGLYSLYSKNKPQSDALILHRRHDLFKKKQQELGDMMDLSSYLLRPIQRISKYSLLLQDMLALSRSYRPKERIDEAFSGSGVCGPPAYVSDLRSSERERELAEIQAAADLVRFQMRHGNDLLTMDAIQDCDQINLKEQGQLVRQDEFTVFFRKKKCIRRIFLFEDLILFSKPKKTDVGNDVYVYKQSFKTNDIGMTHNSSVGSLCFEIWFRRRKSEDTYTLKASSIEVKKAWTTDLESILWDQAAHSRELRLQERVFMGIGRKLYMDIQPSEAAICNRAVNCVLPGRIPVACCSHRALDHPRPHSVGSGSTASTTLSQSSSSSGRGSLPPAGCPGITSQCADANPVVRSSPEVVTENELSHLHQHNLPQHYKLMSSLVLDTTESSGEGTNSFSISDRSFLSAISGEVVDDSSLVSQSSQQQLALCRTPSLRKNSSPALVKKKPGLPPKPQHLAKPQTQVDEIIIGKSTEV